The following are encoded in a window of Phycisphaerae bacterium genomic DNA:
- the rplD gene encoding 50S ribosomal protein L4, whose translation MVKVPVYNMSGQKLGEEALDEVLLGGEVSPALLKQAVVMYHANLRQGTVQTKSRADVEGSSRKLYRQKGTGRARMGNARTPQRRGGGMAFAKRPRDFRQAMPVKMRRLARNHAVLAKIQSADALIVDGLKFATPKTAPFAKLLSAVHAERGCVVATRGVDLPVYKSGRNIPRTEITDVAALNAYQILSRRKLIFTRDAFEQFKEIVSAGPAAGE comes from the coding sequence ATGGTTAAAGTCCCAGTCTACAACATGTCCGGCCAGAAGCTCGGCGAAGAGGCCCTCGACGAAGTCCTCCTCGGCGGCGAAGTAAGCCCGGCGCTGCTCAAGCAGGCCGTCGTCATGTACCACGCCAACCTGCGTCAGGGCACGGTCCAGACCAAGTCGCGGGCCGATGTCGAAGGCTCCAGCCGCAAGCTCTACCGCCAGAAGGGCACCGGCCGCGCGCGCATGGGCAACGCCCGCACGCCGCAGCGCCGGGGCGGCGGCATGGCCTTCGCCAAGCGCCCCCGCGATTTCCGCCAGGCCATGCCGGTCAAGATGCGGCGCCTGGCCCGCAATCACGCGGTGCTCGCGAAGATCCAGAGCGCCGACGCGCTGATCGTCGACGGCCTCAAGTTCGCGACCCCGAAGACCGCGCCGTTCGCGAAGCTGCTGTCCGCCGTCCACGCCGAGCGCGGCTGCGTCGTGGCCACCCGCGGCGTGGATCTGCCGGTCTACAAGAGCGGTCGCAACATCCCGCGCACAGAAATCACCGATGTCGCCGCGCTGAATGCGTACCAGATCCTGTCGCGCCGCAAGCTGATCTTCACGCGCGACGCGTTCGAGCAATTCAAGGAGATCGTCAGCGCGGGCCCCGCCGCCGGCGAGTAA
- the rplC gene encoding 50S ribosomal protein L3, translated as MLPAILGKKIGMTQVFEPTGQRVPVTLVQAGPCVVLQVKRADGKDRYNAVQLGFADVKPHRSTLPEIGHARKAQTAPKAFVREIRLQEPTDKAVGDTVTVGLFEDAGVKFVDVIGVTKGRGFQGGMKRWGFGGQPASHGTERKHRSPGSIGGRGQNRGTSGAVKKGKRMAGHMGNARRTAPCQALVGVDAEHNLLLIAGSVPGPVGGFVVVRKSKTRS; from the coding sequence ATGCTCCCGGCGATACTCGGAAAGAAAATCGGCATGACGCAGGTCTTCGAGCCGACCGGCCAGCGCGTCCCTGTCACGCTGGTCCAGGCCGGGCCCTGTGTCGTGCTCCAGGTCAAGCGGGCGGACGGCAAAGACCGCTACAACGCCGTCCAGCTCGGCTTCGCCGACGTGAAACCGCATCGCTCCACGCTGCCGGAGATCGGTCACGCCCGCAAAGCGCAGACGGCCCCCAAGGCCTTTGTGCGCGAGATTCGCCTCCAGGAACCCACGGACAAGGCCGTCGGCGACACCGTCACGGTCGGCCTGTTCGAGGACGCCGGCGTCAAGTTCGTCGACGTCATCGGCGTCACCAAGGGCCGCGGTTTCCAGGGCGGCATGAAGCGCTGGGGCTTTGGCGGCCAGCCCGCCTCCCACGGCACCGAGCGCAAGCACCGCTCGCCCGGCAGCATTGGCGGCCGCGGCCAGAACCGTGGCACCAGCGGCGCGGTCAAGAAAGGCAAACGCATGGCCGGGCACATGGGCAATGCGCGTCGCACGGCCCCGTGCCAGGCGCTGGTCGGCGTCGACGCGGAACACAACCTGCTCCTGATCGCGGGCTCGGTCCCGGGGCCGGTCGGCGGGTTCGTGGTCGTGCGCAAGTCGAAGACCCGGTCGTAA
- the rplB gene encoding 50S ribosomal protein L2 produces MGVKTYKPTSAGRRNSSVNDFSEITFKHENRPEKSLTVPLKRTGGRNHSGKITAWHRGGGHKRKYRLIDFKRNLDNTPAKVLEIQYDPNRTCHIALLEYAGGERRYMLAPIGLKAGDTVESGQKVEPKVGNCMPLASIPIGLEVHNIEMSAGQGGKLVRTAGGQARLMAREGAWATIQLPSGEMRQVRVECRATIGQLGNLDHQNITIGKAGRKRHMGRRPHVRGKAMNPHAHPMGGGEGRSNGGRHPCSPWGTLAKGGRTRSPRARSNRRILRRRITKSFGEAKLKRKW; encoded by the coding sequence ATGGGTGTCAAGACATACAAACCGACTTCCGCCGGACGACGCAACTCGAGCGTCAACGACTTCTCCGAGATCACGTTCAAGCACGAGAACCGGCCCGAGAAGTCGCTGACCGTGCCGCTCAAACGCACCGGCGGCCGCAACCATTCCGGCAAGATCACGGCCTGGCACCGCGGCGGCGGCCACAAGCGCAAGTACCGGCTCATCGACTTTAAGCGCAACCTCGATAACACGCCCGCCAAAGTGCTCGAAATCCAGTACGACCCCAATCGCACCTGCCACATCGCCCTCCTGGAGTACGCGGGCGGCGAACGGCGCTACATGCTGGCCCCGATCGGGTTGAAGGCCGGCGACACGGTGGAGAGCGGCCAGAAGGTCGAGCCGAAGGTGGGCAACTGCATGCCGCTCGCCTCGATCCCGATCGGCCTGGAAGTGCACAACATCGAGATGTCCGCCGGTCAGGGCGGCAAGCTCGTCCGGACCGCCGGCGGCCAGGCCCGCCTTATGGCCCGCGAAGGCGCCTGGGCGACCATCCAACTGCCGTCGGGCGAGATGCGTCAGGTGCGCGTGGAGTGCCGCGCGACCATCGGTCAGCTCGGCAACCTGGATCACCAGAACATCACCATCGGCAAGGCCGGGCGCAAGCGGCACATGGGCCGCCGCCCGCACGTCCGCGGCAAGGCCATGAACCCGCATGCCCATCCGATGGGCGGGGGCGAAGGCCGCAGCAACGGCGGCCGGCACCCGTGCTCGCCGTGGGGCACGCTGGCCAAGGGCGGCCGCACGCGCAGCCCGCGGGCGCGCTCCAACCGCCGGATTCTGCGGCGGCGCATCACGAAATCGTTCGGGGAAGCGAAGCTCAAGAGGAAGTGGTAG
- the rplW gene encoding 50S ribosomal protein L23: MDIYHTIIRPLVTEKSTHQARQTARAHGGTYSFEVHPLANKVQIKDAVEKIYGVTVVDVRTSNRPGKVRRFRFRFGQTRRTKKAVVTVDKDSHIDLF; the protein is encoded by the coding sequence ATGGACATCTACCACACGATTATCCGCCCGCTGGTGACCGAAAAGAGCACACACCAGGCGCGCCAGACGGCCAGGGCCCACGGCGGCACCTACAGCTTCGAGGTGCACCCCCTGGCCAACAAGGTCCAGATCAAGGACGCCGTCGAGAAGATCTACGGCGTCACGGTCGTGGACGTCCGCACGTCGAACCGCCCGGGCAAGGTCCGGCGGTTCCGTTTTCGTTTTGGGCAGACGCGCCGCACCAAGAAGGCCGTCGTCACGGTGGACAAGGACAGCCACATTGATTTGTTCTAA
- the rpsS gene encoding 30S ribosomal protein S19: MSRSLKKGPYVDEVLFRKAVAARDSGSTMPIRVWNRACTIVPEFVGMNFEIHNGKTFMKLYVTEDMVGHKLGEFAPSRTFRGHTARSVAKAP, from the coding sequence ATGTCGCGCAGCTTGAAAAAAGGCCCGTATGTCGACGAGGTGCTGTTCCGCAAGGCGGTGGCAGCCCGCGACTCCGGGTCGACCATGCCCATCCGCGTCTGGAACCGGGCGTGCACCATCGTGCCCGAGTTTGTCGGTATGAATTTCGAGATTCATAACGGCAAGACGTTCATGAAGTTGTACGTGACCGAGGACATGGTGGGGCACAAGCTGGGCGAATTCGCGCCGTCGCGGACCTTCCGGGGCCACACTGCCCGGTCGGTCGCGAAAGCGCCGTAG